One Coffea eugenioides isolate CCC68of chromosome 2, Ceug_1.0, whole genome shotgun sequence genomic window, GAAACCAGAGCTTTTCTATCACCATCATCTTCCAATGCTGGATTAATGATCATAGTGCAATCTTCCTCAGCAAATATCGTAATCAATTGGCCATTCACCACAAATCTCAACATTTGATGGAGTGAAGAAGGTATAGCGCCTGATGTATGAATCCAAGGCCGTCCGAGAAGAACATTATAAACACTCGAGAAGTCCATGACTTGGCACATAACCCGAAACTGGGCAGGTCCAATTTCCAGTACAAAATCCACTTCCCCCATTGATTCCCTTTTTGCCCCATCAAATCCTCTCACCACAATGGCAGACGGCCGAAGTTTAGCTTCCTGAAATCTCAATTTAACCAAAGTATTCCAAGGGCAGATATTAAGAGCAGATCCATTGTCTATCAAGACCCTTGGCAATAACTTCCCATTACAACGAACTGAGATATACAATGCTTTATTGTGTCCAATTCCACCCGAAGTCAAATCTTCatcagaaaaagaaatttgatttgAAGCCAAAACATGCTCGACTACATGAGTGAATTTATCCACAGGAATATTCGTAGGCACTTGAGCCTCAGTTAGGACCTTGAGTAAAGCTTCTCAATGAAGTTCCGAGGTTAGAAGCAAATTCAATATAGGAACTTGAGCGGGCATCTTGTCCAATTGCTCAACCACCTTATACTCGTTTTTCTTCAGCATCTTAAGGAAATTGAAGGCCTCTTCATCAGTCACAGTTGGTTTTGTCGGAACagcattttcttttgcttttgagggCTCATCAACTGCGGATTCCCCTATGATTCTTCCAGATCTAGTAATAGCGTCCACTTCCTTTCTGGGCTCCTTTTCTCCTCCAATTAATAGCGTGGGCTCGCTATAATTCCATGGGACCTCTTGCAGATTAAGAATAGGAGGTTCCTCAGGCAATTCAAGTACCACCAGCTCCGAAGGCTCACACTCGAAAGGTACCATTTCCAGAATAAACGGACCCGTATTTTTCTTGATTTCAGGAGCTTCTTCTTCCAATATAAACGGTTCTTCAATGACCCTTACTGTCTCAGCTTCATCCATAATAAATTGTGTAGGTTCCTCAATCTCTTTATCAACAGTAATAACTCCCACGGTGTCCTTGTGTGTAGGAAGAGGGTTTTTGCTAACATTTGGACCTTGTTCATCCCTCCTCCTCAGGACTATGTCCCCGGActcaatcatgtcttgaattttatgtttaagcGCCCAGCAATTGGCAGTTGAATGTCCAGGGGCTCCCGAATGATAAGCACAAAATGAC contains:
- the LOC113759941 gene encoding uncharacterized protein LOC113759941; translated protein: MRYWLDLSTTFVRQYEYNCELAPTRTTLEGTKRKPSEDHKIYAKRWRKLAAKVEPPMSENEIVRTFIKAHDPPYFEEIFRMTGCSFAEIVNKLEEYDEFMRAGKIVNVSALKSQLEAMQSQSSSSKKSQFKKKDEEASFVWNQGRPIDQLYEQLKAAGKIGTVPPKTYSKGFPIGYDPQSFCAYHSGAPGHSTANCWALKHKIQDMIESGDIVLRRRDEQGPNVSKNPLPTHKDTVGVITVDKEIEEPTQFIMDEAETVRVIEEPFILEEEAPEIKKNTGPFILEMVPFECEPSELVVLELPEEPPILNLQEVPWNYSEPTLLIGGEKEPRKEVDAITRSGRIIGESAVDEPSKAKENAVPTKPTVTDEEAFNFLKMLKKNEYKVLTEAQVPTNIPVDKFTHVVEHVLASNQISFSDEDLTSGGIGHNKALYISVRCNGKLLPRVLIDNGSALNICPWNTLVKLRFQEAKLRPSAIVVRGFDGAKRESMGEVDFVLEIGPAQFRVMCQVMDFSSVYNVLLGRPWIHTSGAIPSSLHQMLRFVVNGQLITIFAEEDCTMIINPALEDDGDRKALVSHHHVADIVSVGRASKDKVAVEMNLPEASVMMAKELIRGGYEIGKGLGRNLQGVLEPIELQGKKDTFGLGFQPTAKDKKEMMNRKRAEKEGKQLIMSIPQLYCTFPYPSEVIKPEVDPIEVVDVGLSELFVGVAAEEEPLEDPGFPEVPIEAMKNWTSDLLPSCREFR